The Juglans regia cultivar Chandler chromosome 6, Walnut 2.0, whole genome shotgun sequence genome contains the following window.
AAAGAATGACCTTATTTGAAATAATGACAATAGTGAAGCTCTGAAGGGTTCTTTCTGTAATTGGAAACAACGGCCTAAGCCCTGAGGCAAAGAGGCCATGCATACATGCCCATTATATAGCTAacaggatgatgatgatggatacATGGAGACGGCAAAGGAAACATCATACAGATTCATTCTTGTCATTACCTTAATTTCCACTCATAAGTTTTGTGTAAATTTCTTGCAAAAATCATCGCAATGGTCAGGGGAGAATGCTGCAAACCAAGTCTGAGTGGCACCCAGAAAAAGCGCAAACAAAGCAGCCAAAGAAGCGAAGCCCGTCCAGGAGGTGCGGAAATGGTAGTGAAAGAACTCAGCTGTGAATCTCATCCAAGTGTTGTCGTAGCATTCCTGAATCTGGTACTTGACATCCTTGTATGCCTCGAGGTTTGGCACCAAGTCTGTCCCTATCTCATTGAATAGCTGAGCAACTTCCACGTCGCTGCCAAGGAAGTTGTACAGCACTCGCGCTTTTCTTAGGTCCTTGACGTCGCTGGCTTCATCGATGAGCGAGTCGAGGAAGGAAATGTAGGAGGTGACGCCGAAGTCGTTGTCGAAGTCCAGACACATTTCGTAGGCTATCATGTTCAAGAACTTTGGCCCTGTCGAGTCATCTACAATCATGGGTGGGAGCGAAATGTGTCCTGGGTACAAATTGAAGTACTTTCCTGGCAACAAATTAATCCATTTTCTAGCGAAAAATATACTTCTCAAGTAATTACCAGTTTTAATACAACTCCTTTTCACGATGATTCCTGCTGTTTTAAGCTCCTGCAAATTGCGGTAGGATAGCCATTCTGGGTCCTTTCCTTCTAATTTGCTGTTCTCAGTGTGTGTCTGATCCCCTGGCGGGCCCAAGAGGCTTGTCCTCAGAAGATCCAGAAGATGGGTAGGCGGCGGCTCTGAATCCTCTGATCTTTCTCCATTTCCTGATAATTGCTGACCACCCTCTAGTAACATGTTGTGGTTTCCTTTAATGAAATTCTGAATCGAACTCCTGAACTCGCCTCTCATCTTGCTCATACTCATCAACGACTCCAGGAGACGATACGGAAGTTGGTTCTCCAGCAGGAACAAATCCTGTTGGCAGAAGGCTACGCTGTCGTCTTTTATATTCTTCTCTTTGAACTTGTTGTTAACAGCGTAGTATATGTATTGCAGTACTGCGCAGCCGTCCACTAACAGTATCCTGGCGAGGGAGTCATTATCGTAGGGCTTCGTCACCGCTTCCTCGAAGCATTCCCTGAGTTCCTCTATTTCCtgcttgattttcttgtataaatCGTCTATATTTACGTTCTTGCAACTTTCTGTGACAAAATCTTTGGTCAATCTGAGCTTGTATTTCTCTCCCAACCGGTACCTTTCCTTGCCATGATGTATGGGACCCAAAGAAACTACTCTTGGCTCGTAATACTTTGCAAAATTCTTGTTATCACGAAGCAAGAAGATAACGTGCTGCAGCTTTGGTGTTCGCGGTTGATTTTCCGCATTTTCTCCGGCCGCCATTACCCGCGTTTCGAACCATTCCTTCATGCCAGGCGTCGAGGTTCCGGCCATAGCAAGCTTGCATGCActcaacaacacaataaaaagTTTGGGAGATCTGATTTGACGAATTTAGGAGTGTTTCTATTATTGGAAATTATTAAGTACTACTTTGTTGATCGAATGCACCGAgagaagtactatatatagtccccaaatttttttataaaagtaaattcataaattataaactgacatgaactaagtgatatattaatatattttctttgtaataaaaatagttttataatttgacgtatcacatcaatttataaatttatttttaaatataaaatttctttatagttaaaatatttctccttCACTAAAGCAGCCGTAcgagtttaatataaaattagtatattggtaaacatatctaaaagaaattcaaacagCTTgcctaataatttatttacacttTTCGGAATAAATTATCCATTGATTCTGTTGTCTTTATCCAACAAACAAGATAGGTATCAAGTGCATGCATGTAATGATCTCATGGAAGCCTTTCAATTTGATCAGCATGAAATTCTTGCTAGAGCTAAAGATGAATTTCATGTAATTTCATGccaagtgcatgcatgcatgcatgtaatttaTTGCTGAgtcttgaaaaaatatattgctgagtcttgcattttgtttttatttatttataatttatttggacGAATCTGCAAACACaaacattaaatgattaataaatattacCATAACACTCATTATAATtgtatatggaaaatgattaatCTGTAACTGATCTTATACAACTCTCTTACAATTCTTTCTGAAATGAATGATACTcttgtaaaattgaaatttcatttataagaaaattgaatGTTTTGCATTGATTGATTgtgaaatgaattataaaaaaattataaataatatcattaccttctttgagaaattctatatgCAGTTCTGAGTGAGAGACTGCGTGTACAGTCCCATTGATGAATGagggtaaaaggaaaaaaatcattttaaaaatgatattattataattttaatttttttaaaacataattgtatagGATTGTATGAATAGTCTCCATTTGAGGACCGAATGTAGACTAATCTGCTTCATAGCAATAATATAGAGTATAGAGTCTAGACTCTATGAACGATTAAGATCTCTTAAGATTTTTATCCTAATTAGTTATGATAGAATGATGGAAGGGAAATTTGATCAGAGACATTATGAATTGAACCAATTCTCCTTTTATATAACAAaggcttaatatatatatatatatatatatatatatatgtatgtatgtatgtatgtgtcatgcatgtgtgtgtgtgtgaaaaagCTTTTGTGTAGACTACAAGTTTGGTACAAATTCTTTTATCTTTGCTTACTTTATCTTTGCCTGAAACGAAAAGAACGATGGAGAACAACGAAAAGAATTAATTGTGAACAACGAAAAGAAACTGGCCGggatatgaatatttaaatttggaGAACGATGGAGATCGGAGAAGGCACAATGATCAGTGTCATCATGTACAAGGCGTAGGCGAATATTCAGGATTATGTCTTCTAATGTGGGACTATCAAGTATCAAGTCAATAATGTAGGACTATCAAGCTAGTCAATCAACATGACGAAATAAGACGGACTTATTAATTGCAATTGGAATCATATCAATTATGTCTCTTGAACCACccattttctcattaataaacactacaacataaataagtttttgtgacggtttgaaaATTGCGACAGCGCCcaaaccttcacaaaaaaaacattttctatgACGGTTTGTTTTCTGAAGGTAGCCGAGAAATTgcattacattcgaacgtatacaTATTCATGTTAGAACGTGCCCTGGACATTCGAATGTTGAGGCtatttacgtgcgaacgtagaAATTTTTGGCgccaacgttcaaacgttaattgatttaatattaaagttggatattttaaattaaaaaagattgagaattaaagtgcaatgatttaatattaaatttggataagctaacattaaaaagattgagaattgaaattaaaaaacagtagatatattaaataatattgctctttacatatgataaaaataaagtacaaaatatgataaaattttgtaaacaacatgataaaagtgaaaaatactcaaaacgagttgtttcaatatttattaaaattgtctATCAATGTGTTGACCTTTGCATTTAGGATATCTATCTGATGGACAACATCAATGACAAAATCGGTGACACTTTGTTCTATGCATCAATCCAAGCAGGGCGCGCATCGAGCCAAGCAGGCTGTGCATCTCCCATAGATATACCCGTCGGCGGCCGACTAGTACTCCCAATATGGGGAGCAACACTGGGTCCAAACTGGGTCGGAGGAACAAGATTTGGTACAGGGCCAGGCTGACGTCGAGATGCCCCCTCCCCTGTCCAATGCTCTGACGATGTGTGGTCATGTCGATGGGGCTCATCTGCTTTGTGATCCACTCCTCCACCTAGGGTTGCAGCATCCGGGCCAATAACAGCATGGCAATGAGGACTCAATATGCGAGGTTGTCCATGGAGACGACGCTCGTCTCGTAATGGATCCCCTAAAAAATATGAAGTGGGAAGTCGATGGgctctccacgtgccactcgtataaggAACTGTGCACGAATTAGGCTAAATGTGGCCTTATGTGCCACAAGATCCTCATTTATTGCAATAATAAGatgcaacatgcggaaaaaaTGGAGGATTTTTACCTGGCTGAAGGAGTTCTTCCTATTGAGCTACTCTCGGTCTCTCCCAGTGAgaatgtagaaatcctcatctcgGTTGTCATCCTAGTCATCAATATCCTCAGCCTCCGACCGGTCAACTGGGCCAATAAATGATGTAAGAAGTGCCTACATTTGCATCTACTCAAGATCCATCCCTAGGCCATCCCTAGGCTAAGCATCTCCTGCAGTCGATATCTCAACGACGTGACGGATCCCAGAAGCTCGGTGATGACATCCGCCGAGACCTCAAATTGAACACCACATACTGTCACGGTGTGAAATGATGCATCCTTAGGCATGTAGCACATCCACATATAAAACTCccaaccattgaggggtatatgTGTAGATACTCATCCAGCCTCTCGTAACAAACATGTCTTGAATGCTCTTTTACTCCCATATGAGTTTGTGGAATTGGTTGATCATGACTTCTCGTTCGGACATCACTATTTGAGCCCCAATTAGAGACCTATCCTACCTTGTTCCTTCCCTCCCCTTTTTCCTAGTCGTTAGAAGATGAACCATatcttgaaagaaagaaaaaaaatttgagcaaCATTAGTACTATGATGCATATTATGTACTGTAATCTAAATTATTTCGTGAACACGTCCGAACGTAAAATATCACGTTTGGACGTTAAGCTTATACATGTGAACGTTTTAGTTTTTACATTCACACTTTAATTTCCTCTAGAATAAGCATTTCAAAGTAAGATGAGCTAAGTTCGAACATGATGGCTAAAACACACGTTCAAATTAAACCAAATTTACGTTCGCActgtattaataaaataaacagaaaattatTACATTCGGGAAGCTCTTgaacttatttattaatacgtttgaacgtaaataaCCATTAGTTCGAACATTTCTAACCTTTCTGGCAATTGAAaggttttacattcgaacgaaTTCCAAATAACGTTCGCACATATGTGCCACTCAAGAATATGAATGATCATATGTGTGAACGTTACAAatgtacattcgaatgtaaaatatacattcaCACGTTATTTGATTAACTTATGAACGTTTATGTCTTCTTTCTCAGTTGAAAGGTATAAGATTCGAATGAGAgaaactaacgttcgaacattacgAGATAGAAATTACAGAAATGCAAACATTCAAACTTCTATagaataagttttttataatttatacaaaataatatattgtttataatataatataatataatagttgttatatattatataatctaataatattattattgataatataattgttaCATAGTGTGAATATGTGATTATCAATCAAGAATATTTTTACTGCATTGCAtacattggcccgtggtccctcacaCAGAGCACTttgatacactgcatgcatggttcTAGGTTATAGATTACATACTACAGATCGAACGTAATCGAAAGATGCAAAACtatggtgtgttggtcgagggaaGTCATgtaacagatgatattgactactATGGTATCATACGTGACATTATCGGATTAAAATACTGGGTGGGACTGTgacatatgtttttaaatgtgattggtgggatataGGCAGTGGTCGGGTTTTGATACATAGGGATAGTCACTTTACGAATGTCAATACTGCAtgtaaatggtacgaagatgatctaTTCGTATTGGTTtatcaagctacccaagtctattacttggaTGATCCAATGAAAGGGGCCGATGAAGAtaatggagagataacttggtgaattgtacaaaaatttgtgcCTCAAAATATCTATGATGCAGGAAGGCTAGCGAATCACGatcatagtggagatgaagatgacacttcGATTATAGAGGCCTATCAGGAATATGGAAagggtattaatttatttgttgacctcAGTGCACTTAAACTCATCCCCTTATGTAGAGATGACGTCCTTCCCATACATCTCGACCCATctatattaaatgatcattcagttCATGAAgtaagtgaagaagaagaacaagaagaagaagagtccgAAGAGGAAGTCGATGAAGAAGACGaacaagaagatgatgatgacgaagATGGTATTGGAGtcgattctgaaacaagcatggaaaatacatctggagatgaagaataaaagtattaaatattttatatacaaaggTGATAGcacaatacattttttataaattattctatactaattgttttttaaaatattaatcattttcaaggatgccTTCAAAATGACAACtaagaaatgtgcctcctccCCCAAGTCCCAAACCCGTTCAGGACTCCCCAATTGAGGACTCCGCTCCTGAACAAGTACACAGGAGACAGACAGCCAGTcaacacctaccagtaaggaaatgtTGTTGATAATcaattatatttcaatattttggggactatatttaataattttaaaaatattagttgaTGCCTTGTCACATCGCAAACGTGGCTTAACATGTGGCTTTGCTTTGGAAAGAAATAGaaggaacaaaaaaatcaaGGTCAACATTCCTGATAACTTCACTGGAGGAATGGATGATAGTGCAGTATTGCTTTCCTCCTATGTTGACACACTAGtccgagcttatgctccattttatatGTGATCATGGAGAGATGTTTCGAATGAGGTAAAGGatcacattcgaagtcgtgtacTGGTGAGCTTATATatgaacataaatttttttagagatgttttgattttataaatttttaagtacttttctctagttataatttaaattaaatgggATGACCTATGGACATGGATTAActagggctcgtttggacacAAAGATGAGTCatagaattctcaaaattttcaagacttcttataatttcattcccaaacatccctcaaacataaaatatttttcaatttcaaatcttcgacttttttatttaatcaattacctaatcattatccaaacacaaacattaatataacaacttttataaacttaaaaaaataaaaatcaatataacttttacaaacttcaaaacaagaataatattaaaagattatatgaATCAAAGttgaactttataatatttttattcaaataatttttctctctcatttcttaaaactcaataaaatattttaactcaaattatttcactattatttacataattctaatatatttcaaatgtcTTGATATTGTATGTTATGGTTCATAGTTTTCTTTGGTACATTTTCTAGTTAATTAACACGGGTGACCTTGCATAAACTTAAAACCCGCCTAGGCATGGTACAAtcttaaaaacttatttaaatacttgaATGGAGCTTGTCTGATCATATGCCCAACACGCCTgctagaaattgtttgagtgattatttttgtgtaattttttttatgattgtagCACTCTTATTTTTTGTACTTATTTATTACTATGTATAAAAGCAGAGTCATACAATTCCAACGTGACACTCTAATCGTTAAAGTCGATCATCGATGATGAtcactagaagaaaaaaaaatccaaagtgTTGCGATTGTGAAGCGGTGATCTTTTAGAAAGTAGTGTTTACCGATTTTGAGCCATTGTACTTCTtaggtttcatttcttttcgcCATGATTGTGTGTCTCCAAGCTTTGCCTCACGACGCAACCCCTCTACACGTCCCCTTCTTTGTGACCGACAACCTCAACTCCTTCTCTATCTCACCGTGCCCCGTACTCACCAATCCCTCCCCATGAGTTTATCTCTCCCTCTTACAAGTTCTCTCTCagccgatctctctctcttgtgcCGAAGACCCAAATCACGACCAACACAAGTCGAGCAAACCTAACACCGCGAACCACTAGCAGCCGCCACTAATTTCGGATCAACCACCCCAAGATTCACCACACACTCTCACAGTCCAGATTTGAGCCCCTCCGCCTGAACGACGCTGGTAAATTCTTTCTCTCCATCTCTATAAGTCTTGCACTTCCTCCGTGATAACCCTCTCAATCTCTATCCAGATTGGGGCTTGTTGCCCCTTTTGTGTCATCGTAGTCCAACCCCTTGCCTCCAGTCTTCATGGCGAAACCGCTCGGCTCCACCTTAGACCACGAAAAACACCCATGCCATCACTTACAAAAGCCTAGACTAGCTGCTAACCTTCATGGCACACAACATCCCCCATTTTCACTGCAATCCAGTAGCATGATCTTCACATCTGAAGATTACTCTTGGTGGTAAAAACCATAGAGGTATAGTTGACACTTGATTTCTAGAAATTCATGTGTTGGGTTAACTATGAATTGTCATGTTAAAATTGTTGTGTGTGTGAATGGTTATAATCAGTGATTGGGGAAACTCTGTCATTGTGATGTTGATTGTGTGCTTTATGAAGTTATAGGAAGTGAGAAGCTAAGAATTAGGTGATGTGGTTATGATTGAAATAATTATCTGAAGTGTTGGGGTTTGCTTTGTAGCACTATTTGTGAATCTGCATAGTGGCCGAAGGCCCCTGTGAAATGTTGAGATAAAATAGGTGATTGTGATGAGGTTGGTGTCATTCGAAGCGTTGGG
Protein-coding sequences here:
- the LOC118348579 gene encoding UPF0481 protein At3g47200-like, which produces MAGTSTPGMKEWFETRVMAAGENAENQPRTPKLQHVIFLLRDNKNFAKYYEPRVVSLGPIHHGKERYRLGEKYKLRLTKDFVTESCKNVNIDDLYKKIKQEIEELRECFEEAVTKPYDNDSLARILLVDGCAVLQYIYYAVNNKFKEKNIKDDSVAFCQQDLFLLENQLPYRLLESLMSMSKMRGEFRSSIQNFIKGNHNMLLEGGQQLSGNGERSEDSEPPPTHLLDLLRTSLLGPPGDQTHTENSKLEGKDPEWLSYRNLQELKTAGIIVKRSCIKTGNYLRSIFFARKWINLLPGKYFNLYPGHISLPPMIVDDSTGPKFLNMIAYEMCLDFDNDFGVTSYISFLDSLIDEASDVKDLRKARVLYNFLGSDVEVAQLFNEIGTDLVPNLEAYKDVKYQIQECYDNTWMRFTAEFFHYHFRTSWTGFASLAALFALFLGATQTWFAAFSPDHCDDFCKKFTQNL